In a genomic window of Leisingera caerulea DSM 24564:
- a CDS encoding DUF4864 domain-containing protein, whose product MRSVLFAGVSVFLLTFPAFAQREPVTAVIGSQFDAFLNNDTETAFTYASPNIRRIFGTPDRFGQMVRQGYPMVWRPAEVRYLDLREVAGNLWQRVMITDQNGTVHLLDYQMVKLESGWKINAVQILKGQADSV is encoded by the coding sequence ATGCGCAGTGTTCTGTTTGCGGGGGTAAGTGTTTTTCTTCTGACCTTCCCGGCCTTTGCGCAAAGAGAGCCGGTCACAGCCGTGATCGGCTCTCAGTTTGATGCCTTCCTGAACAACGACACTGAGACGGCGTTCACTTACGCCTCCCCGAACATCCGGCGGATTTTCGGCACGCCGGACCGCTTCGGCCAGATGGTGCGCCAGGGCTACCCGATGGTCTGGCGCCCGGCGGAGGTGCGCTATCTGGACCTGCGCGAGGTGGCGGGCAACCTGTGGCAGCGGGTCATGATCACCGATCAGAACGGCACCGTGCACCTCTTGGATTACCAAATGGTTAAACTGGAAAGCGGCTGGAAGATCAACGCAGTACAGATCCTGAAAGGGCAGGCTGACAGCGTCTGA
- a CDS encoding lysine--tRNA ligase: MSDVREEALKSKAWPFEEARRVLKRYAKGAPDKGYVLFETGYGPSGLPHIGTFGEVARTTMIKKAFETISDIPAKLICFSDDLDGMRKVPGNVPNQEALAEHLQKPLTSVPDPFGTHESFGHHNNAMLRRFLDTFGFEYEFYSATEFYRSGHFDEILKRAVDKYDDIMAIMLKSLREERRQTYSIFLPIHPETGRVLYVPMKKVCAETYTVTFDDEDGKEWTLPVTGGNVKLQWKPDFGARWAALEVDFEMYGKDHSTNTPIYDGICRVLGQRAPEHFTYELFLDANGQKISKSSGNGISIDEWLTYASTESLAYFMYQKPKTAKRMHFDVIPKAVDEYHQQLRAYRTQDLKAQLNNPVWHIHGGDVPQSDMVVPFSMLLNLASASSAEDKETMWGFINKYAPNATPDTHPGMDQAAGFAVRYFNDFVKPAKTFRLPTDQERAALQDLADALKSPEAALAAIAKKNEIAGNTDPLPEADFADEEFLQSVVFAIGKIHGFEPLRAWFSAIYEVLLGASQGPRFGGFIALYGVEDTIALIEKALAGELA; the protein is encoded by the coding sequence ATGTCTGATGTGCGCGAAGAAGCTCTGAAGAGCAAAGCCTGGCCGTTTGAAGAAGCCCGCCGGGTTCTCAAACGTTATGCCAAGGGCGCGCCGGACAAGGGCTATGTCCTCTTTGAAACCGGCTATGGTCCCTCCGGCCTGCCGCACATCGGCACCTTCGGCGAGGTTGCCCGCACCACCATGATCAAGAAGGCGTTCGAGACCATCTCGGACATCCCCGCCAAGCTGATCTGCTTCTCCGACGACCTGGACGGGATGCGCAAGGTGCCCGGCAACGTCCCCAACCAGGAGGCGCTGGCAGAGCACCTGCAAAAGCCGCTGACCTCGGTGCCGGACCCGTTCGGCACGCATGAAAGCTTCGGCCACCACAACAACGCCATGCTGCGCCGGTTTCTGGACACCTTCGGGTTCGAGTATGAATTCTACTCTGCCACCGAATTCTACCGCTCCGGCCACTTCGACGAGATCCTCAAGCGCGCGGTCGACAAGTACGACGACATCATGGCGATCATGCTGAAGTCCCTGCGTGAGGAACGCCGCCAGACCTATTCGATCTTCCTGCCGATCCACCCGGAAACCGGCCGCGTTCTGTACGTGCCGATGAAGAAGGTCTGCGCCGAGACCTACACCGTCACCTTCGACGACGAGGACGGCAAGGAATGGACCCTGCCCGTGACCGGCGGCAACGTGAAGCTGCAGTGGAAGCCGGACTTCGGCGCCCGCTGGGCCGCGCTGGAAGTCGATTTTGAGATGTACGGCAAGGACCACTCCACCAACACGCCGATCTATGACGGCATCTGCCGGGTGCTGGGCCAGCGCGCGCCGGAGCATTTCACCTATGAGCTGTTCCTGGACGCCAACGGCCAGAAGATCTCCAAATCCTCCGGCAACGGCATCTCGATCGACGAATGGCTGACCTACGCCTCGACTGAGAGCCTGGCGTATTTCATGTACCAGAAGCCCAAGACCGCCAAGCGGATGCATTTCGACGTGATCCCCAAGGCGGTGGACGAATACCACCAGCAGCTGCGTGCCTACCGCACCCAGGACCTGAAGGCACAGCTGAACAATCCGGTCTGGCACATCCACGGCGGCGACGTTCCGCAGTCGGATATGGTGGTGCCGTTCTCGATGCTGTTGAACCTCGCCTCCGCCTCCAGCGCCGAGGACAAGGAGACCATGTGGGGCTTCATCAACAAATACGCCCCCAACGCCACCCCCGACACCCATCCGGGCATGGATCAGGCCGCGGGCTTTGCGGTGCGGTACTTCAACGACTTCGTGAAGCCGGCCAAGACCTTCCGCCTGCCCACCGATCAGGAGCGCGCGGCGCTGCAGGATCTGGCGGATGCGCTGAAATCGCCGGAGGCCGCGCTGGCAGCCATCGCCAAGAAGAACGAGATCGCAGGCAATACCGACCCGCTGCCCGAGGCGGATTTTGCGGATGAGGAGTTCCTGCAGTCGGTGGTCTTTGCCATCGGCAAGATCCACGGGTTCGAGCCGCTGCGCGCCTGGTTCTCGGCAATCTACGAGGTGCTACTGGGCGCCTCCCAAGGCCCCCGTTTCGGCGGTTTCATCGCGCTCTACGGCGTCGAGGACACCATCGCGCTGATCGAAAAGGCGCTGGCGGGCGAGCTGGCCTGA
- a CDS encoding tellurite resistance TerB family protein: MSEQTPHPMTPQDCLVALMVAVSASDENIRTAELVKIQSAVNMLPVFADYDIDRVSRVSRTVFDLFEQEDGLEALFGLIRDDLPERLYETGYALACDVAAADGILGETELEFLAEVRYELNIDRLHAAAIERGARARHMV, translated from the coding sequence ATGAGTGAGCAAACCCCGCATCCGATGACCCCGCAGGACTGCCTGGTGGCCCTGATGGTGGCGGTCTCGGCCTCGGACGAAAACATCCGCACCGCGGAGCTGGTCAAGATCCAGTCGGCGGTGAACATGCTGCCGGTCTTTGCCGACTATGACATCGACCGGGTGAGCCGGGTATCGCGCACCGTGTTCGACCTGTTCGAGCAGGAGGACGGGCTGGAGGCGCTGTTCGGCCTGATCCGCGATGACCTGCCGGAGCGGCTGTATGAGACCGGCTATGCGCTGGCCTGCGATGTGGCCGCCGCCGATGGCATCCTGGGCGAGACTGAGCTCGAGTTCCTGGCCGAGGTCCGGTATGAACTGAACATCGACCGGCTGCACGCCGCCGCGATCGAACGCGGCGCCCGTGCGCGGCACATGGTCTGA
- a CDS encoding lactoylglutathione lyase family protein produces MTTTPRTFSHIGLSVPDLDAAVKFYSDVMGFYVLMQPSEVTEDDSAIGQMCTDVFGPGWTRLRIAHLSTADGIGIELFEFDGNEAPQDNFQYRKHGTFHFAVQDPDVEGLLEKIVAAGGKQRMPVREYFPGEKPYRMVYVEDPFGIIFELYSHSYELTYSAGAYS; encoded by the coding sequence ATGACCACCACACCCAGAACTTTCTCCCACATCGGCCTGTCGGTGCCGGACCTTGACGCGGCCGTGAAGTTCTATTCGGACGTCATGGGGTTTTACGTTCTGATGCAGCCCAGCGAAGTGACCGAAGACGACAGCGCCATCGGGCAGATGTGCACCGACGTGTTCGGCCCCGGCTGGACCCGCCTGCGCATCGCGCATCTGTCCACTGCGGACGGCATCGGCATCGAACTGTTCGAATTTGACGGCAACGAGGCGCCGCAGGACAACTTCCAGTACCGCAAGCACGGGACCTTTCACTTCGCCGTGCAGGACCCGGACGTCGAGGGGCTGCTGGAAAAGATCGTCGCGGCCGGCGGCAAGCAGCGGATGCCGGTGCGGGAATACTTCCCCGGCGAGAAACCCTACCGCATGGTCTATGTGGAAGACCCTTTCGGGATCATCTTCGAGCTCTACAGCCACAGCTATGAGCTCACCTACTCCGCCGGCGCCTACAGCTGA
- a CDS encoding LysR family transcriptional regulator, translated as MLNAIWLETFTTLAETGHFTRAAQRLNMTQPGVSQHLRKLEAQLGQALIAQDGKSFSLTPAGEAVRALGQARRDEEHRLREAIATDSPDAGEVRIACSGSFATLLYPRILELLEAAPDLAAHLEAAPQAAIKRGLLDGAFDLGILDHDPGHPRLEAEHLGEEELCLVLPSLDAGAEVTFEALEARGFVAHPDGFAHADELLSQNFPDAYRGADRLRVRTYVNQIGQILDPVARGIGYTLLPRSGVEAYAQRDLLAVIPLPKPRRHGLWLTFRKGRPLSARLQRIKRLAKEVAAELA; from the coding sequence ATGCTGAACGCCATCTGGCTTGAAACCTTCACGACGCTGGCTGAGACCGGCCATTTCACCCGCGCCGCGCAGCGGCTGAACATGACCCAGCCGGGCGTCTCGCAGCACTTGCGCAAGCTGGAGGCGCAGCTGGGGCAGGCGCTGATCGCGCAGGACGGCAAAAGCTTCTCGCTGACCCCCGCGGGGGAGGCGGTGCGGGCGCTGGGACAGGCGCGCCGAGATGAGGAGCACCGTCTGAGAGAGGCCATCGCCACCGACAGCCCCGATGCTGGAGAGGTGCGGATCGCCTGTTCCGGCAGCTTTGCAACGCTGCTGTACCCCCGCATTCTGGAACTGCTGGAGGCGGCGCCGGACCTTGCGGCGCATCTGGAAGCGGCGCCGCAAGCCGCGATCAAACGCGGCCTTCTGGACGGAGCGTTCGATCTGGGCATTCTGGACCACGACCCCGGCCACCCCCGGCTGGAGGCGGAGCATCTGGGAGAGGAAGAACTGTGCCTTGTGCTGCCAAGCCTTGATGCGGGTGCAGAGGTGACTTTCGAGGCTCTGGAGGCACGCGGGTTTGTCGCCCATCCCGATGGCTTTGCCCATGCGGATGAGCTGCTGTCGCAGAATTTCCCGGATGCCTATCGGGGCGCGGACCGGCTGCGCGTGCGGACCTATGTCAACCAGATCGGCCAGATCCTGGACCCGGTTGCGCGCGGCATCGGCTATACGCTGCTGCCGCGCAGCGGGGTTGAGGCCTATGCGCAGCGGGATCTGCTGGCGGTGATCCCGCTGCCCAAACCGCGGCGCCACGGGCTGTGGCTCACCTTCCGCAAGGGGCGCCCGCTGAGCGCCCGGCTGCAGCGCATAAAGCGCCTGGCAAAAGAGGTGGCGGCGGAGCTGGCATAG
- a CDS encoding GNAT family N-acetyltransferase produces MTDHINDLGQPIGAPLPHWTGARHPGHIGMEGRYCRVEPLEADRHTADLFAAFRQDRTDAIWTYVPYGPFATHEELHTWAAKASGVEAQPCFAIVNGASGKAEGIASYMRIQPEHGVIEVGGITLAPALQRTRAATEAMYLMMARVFDELGDRRYEWKCDALNAPSCRAAERLGFTYEGLFRQAIVYKGRNRDTAWYSVLDSEWPQLEAAFKAWLDPGNFDAEGQQKRSLARLRSEHAGA; encoded by the coding sequence ATGACGGACCACATCAACGACCTCGGCCAGCCCATCGGCGCGCCGCTGCCGCACTGGACCGGTGCCCGCCATCCCGGCCACATTGGCATGGAGGGGCGCTATTGCCGGGTTGAGCCGCTGGAGGCGGACCGCCACACCGCGGACCTGTTTGCGGCGTTCCGGCAGGACCGCACGGATGCGATCTGGACCTATGTGCCCTATGGCCCCTTCGCCACCCACGAGGAACTGCACACCTGGGCCGCGAAAGCCAGTGGCGTCGAGGCGCAGCCCTGTTTTGCCATCGTGAACGGCGCCAGCGGCAAGGCAGAGGGCATCGCCAGCTACATGCGCATTCAACCCGAACATGGCGTGATCGAGGTGGGCGGCATCACCCTTGCCCCGGCGCTGCAGCGGACACGGGCGGCGACCGAGGCGATGTATTTGATGATGGCGCGGGTGTTCGATGAGCTGGGTGACCGCCGCTATGAGTGGAAATGCGACGCCCTGAACGCCCCCTCCTGCCGCGCGGCGGAACGGCTTGGCTTCACCTATGAGGGGCTGTTCCGGCAGGCCATCGTCTACAAGGGCCGCAACCGCGATACCGCCTGGTATTCCGTGCTGGACAGCGAGTGGCCGCAGCTGGAGGCGGCTTTCAAGGCCTGGCTCGACCCCGGCAATTTCGATGCAGAAGGGCAGCAGAAGCGGAGCTTGGCCCGGCTCAGGTCAGAGCACGCCGGGGCATGA
- the dacB gene encoding D-alanyl-D-alanine carboxypeptidase/D-alanyl-D-alanine endopeptidase: protein MTSRRTFLLSGLAAVAGSSALANAPAVSLRPVSRKVSSLAAGADGLKALLSRAKLPGHAVCAVADVKTGKLLEASGSGEALPPASVAKALTALYALDVLGADHRFETRILATGGVAGGVVGGDLILAGGGDPMLNTDHLALMAKALKNAGVREVRGRFLVWDGALPHVRTIDPEQPDHVGYSPAVSGIALNFNRVHFEWKRAASGWTITMDARTEKYRPEVATSQMTIASRKGPVYTYAEKAGTDQWTVAGKALGKGGARWLPVRNPGAYAGDVFRTLARAHGIALPRAKAARSLPRAQLLAQHHSPPMDVMLKAMLKYSNNLMAEMIGMAASTARSGRPASLKASAAEMNRWAGEKYGMSGTRLVDHSGLGEDSRMTPADLTGALVAAYRSGRLKPLLKPFRLRDAKGRVVKGHPIKVAAKTGTLNFVSGLGGFMTAADGTELAFTIFTADLKTRARIPRAQRERPKGARGWNRRAKQLQQQLIERWGAVYGS from the coding sequence ATGACTTCACGCCGGACGTTCCTTCTTTCCGGGCTTGCCGCAGTGGCGGGCTCCTCTGCGCTGGCCAACGCGCCTGCGGTGTCCCTGCGCCCTGTTTCGCGCAAGGTCAGCTCGCTGGCGGCCGGGGCCGACGGGCTGAAGGCGCTGCTGTCGCGGGCCAAACTGCCGGGCCATGCGGTCTGCGCGGTGGCGGATGTGAAAACCGGTAAGCTGCTGGAAGCCTCGGGCAGCGGCGAAGCGCTGCCGCCGGCCAGCGTCGCCAAGGCGCTGACAGCGCTTTATGCGCTGGACGTGCTGGGGGCGGATCACCGTTTCGAAACCCGCATCCTCGCCACCGGCGGCGTGGCGGGCGGCGTGGTGGGCGGCGATCTGATCCTGGCCGGCGGCGGCGACCCGATGCTGAACACCGACCACCTGGCGCTGATGGCCAAAGCGTTGAAAAACGCCGGTGTGCGCGAGGTGCGGGGCAGGTTCCTGGTTTGGGACGGCGCGCTGCCGCACGTGCGCACCATCGACCCGGAGCAGCCCGACCACGTGGGCTATTCCCCTGCGGTCTCCGGCATTGCGCTGAACTTCAACCGGGTGCATTTCGAGTGGAAGCGCGCCGCCAGCGGCTGGACCATCACCATGGACGCCCGGACTGAGAAATACCGGCCGGAGGTCGCCACCTCGCAGATGACGATCGCCTCCCGCAAGGGGCCGGTCTACACCTATGCGGAGAAGGCCGGAACAGATCAGTGGACCGTGGCCGGCAAGGCCCTGGGCAAGGGCGGCGCGCGCTGGCTGCCGGTGCGCAATCCGGGGGCTTATGCGGGCGACGTGTTCCGCACCCTGGCGCGGGCCCACGGCATCGCCCTGCCCCGGGCGAAAGCCGCCAGATCGCTGCCCCGGGCGCAGCTGCTGGCCCAGCATCACAGCCCGCCGATGGACGTGATGCTGAAGGCGATGCTGAAATACTCCAACAACCTGATGGCCGAGATGATCGGCATGGCCGCCAGCACCGCGCGCAGCGGGCGGCCTGCCTCGCTCAAGGCCTCCGCCGCGGAGATGAACCGCTGGGCGGGAGAAAAATACGGCATGTCCGGCACCCGGCTGGTGGACCATTCCGGCCTGGGGGAGGACTCGCGGATGACCCCGGCAGACCTCACCGGCGCGCTGGTGGCGGCCTACCGCTCCGGCCGGCTGAAACCGCTGCTGAAACCATTCCGGCTGCGCGACGCCAAGGGTCGCGTGGTCAAGGGCCACCCGATCAAGGTCGCCGCCAAGACCGGCACGCTCAACTTTGTCTCCGGCCTCGGCGGCTTCATGACCGCGGCCGACGGGACCGAACTCGCCTTCACCATCTTCACCGCGGATCTGAAGACGCGCGCCCGCATTCCGCGCGCCCAGCGCGAACGGCCCAAGGGCGCCCGCGGCTGGAACCGGCGCGCCAAGCAGCTGCAGCAGCAGCTGATTGAGCGCTGGGGCGCCGTTTACGGCAGCTGA
- a CDS encoding DMT family transporter, giving the protein MFQAVILMFAAMSMIPAGDLCGKLLTGSGLATPAFVAWSRFSIGAALILPFVPRRAFTLLGDWRLWMRAGLLTGGIFSIQMALVTEPLANVFAAFFIGPVVSYVLSVLLLREQATVLRSLLMALGFLGVLMVVRPGFGGSVNLLWAVLAGCFYGGFLTSSRWLAGVGSPLELSLTQLLLSALLMLPLGLASLPEFSPVTAALTVGSAAFSMMGNLLLLFAYGRVQAVKLAPMVYFQLVAAVGLGWAVFSQLPDAWTWAGLAVVLSAGLASALLRR; this is encoded by the coding sequence ATGTTTCAGGCAGTCATCCTCATGTTTGCGGCCATGTCAATGATCCCGGCGGGTGATCTGTGCGGGAAGCTGCTGACCGGCAGCGGGCTGGCGACGCCGGCATTTGTGGCCTGGTCGCGGTTTTCGATCGGTGCCGCGCTGATCCTGCCGTTCGTGCCGCGCCGGGCGTTCACGCTGCTGGGCGACTGGCGGCTGTGGATGCGGGCCGGGCTGCTGACCGGGGGCATCTTTTCGATCCAGATGGCGCTGGTGACAGAGCCGCTGGCCAATGTCTTTGCCGCCTTCTTCATCGGGCCGGTGGTCAGCTATGTTCTGTCGGTGCTGCTGCTGCGGGAGCAGGCGACGGTGCTGCGCAGCCTATTGATGGCGCTGGGATTTCTGGGCGTTCTGATGGTGGTGCGGCCGGGGTTCGGCGGCTCGGTCAACCTGCTGTGGGCGGTGCTGGCGGGCTGTTTCTATGGCGGGTTCCTGACCAGTTCGCGCTGGCTGGCGGGGGTGGGCTCGCCGCTGGAGCTGAGCCTGACGCAGCTGCTGCTGTCGGCGTTGCTGATGCTGCCCTTGGGCCTTGCCAGCCTGCCGGAATTCTCGCCCGTCACCGCGGCGCTGACGGTGGGGAGTGCGGCGTTTTCGATGATGGGCAACCTTCTGCTGCTGTTTGCCTACGGCCGGGTGCAGGCGGTCAAGCTGGCGCCGATGGTCTACTTCCAGCTGGTGGCGGCTGTGGGGCTGGGCTGGGCGGTGTTCAGCCAGCTGCCGGATGCCTGGACCTGGGCCGGGCTGGCGGTGGTGCTCAGCGCCGGTCTGGCCTCAGCCCTGCTGCGCCGCTGA
- a CDS encoding nicotinate-nucleotide adenylyltransferase translates to MRIKLLMVCKLPHIRPGHSVGLLGGSFDPPHRGHAAISHAALKRFGLDHLFWLVSPGNPLKARQPAPLERRIAAAEDLIRHPRIHITGIEAALGTRYTAQTLRHLRRRHPGVRFVWLMGADNLTHFHRWKDWQQILDTVPVGVLARPGDRISSRFSPAARIYRHAMLKGSESQLLARADSPAWCFVNLPMVDVSSTALRARGEWSAAQQG, encoded by the coding sequence ATGCGCATCAAGCTCCTCATGGTTTGCAAGCTGCCGCATATCCGCCCGGGCCACAGTGTCGGGCTGCTGGGGGGATCCTTTGATCCGCCGCACCGCGGCCATGCGGCGATTTCCCATGCCGCGCTCAAGCGTTTCGGGCTTGACCACCTGTTCTGGCTGGTGTCGCCCGGCAACCCGCTGAAGGCGCGCCAGCCGGCGCCGCTGGAGCGGCGGATCGCAGCGGCAGAGGACCTGATCCGGCACCCGCGCATCCACATCACCGGCATCGAGGCCGCGCTGGGCACCCGCTACACCGCCCAGACCCTGCGCCACCTGCGCCGCCGCCATCCCGGCGTGCGCTTTGTCTGGCTGATGGGGGCCGACAATCTGACCCATTTCCACCGCTGGAAAGACTGGCAGCAGATCCTGGACACGGTGCCCGTGGGGGTTCTGGCGCGGCCCGGGGACCGGATTTCGTCCCGGTTTTCGCCCGCGGCCCGGATTTACCGCCACGCAATGCTGAAAGGCAGCGAAAGCCAGCTGCTGGCGCGGGCGGACAGCCCGGCCTGGTGTTTCGTCAACCTGCCGATGGTGGATGTCAGCTCTACCGCCTTGCGCGCCCGCGGCGAATGGTCAGCGGCGCAGCAGGGCTGA
- the uvrB gene encoding excinuclease ABC subunit UvrB — protein MPYAHSDKSMPMMTQRAPQQRPKLEGGRRFVMNTTFDPAGDQPTAIKELSEGVLEGERNQVLLGATGTGKTFTMAKVIEETQRPAIILAPNKTLAAQLFGEFKGFFPENSVEYFVSFYDYYQPEAYVPRSDTYIEKESQINEQIDRMRHSATRALLERDDVIIIASVSCIYGIGSVETYSAMTQDLKAGEMYDQRQIMADLVAQQYKRNDQAFQRGSFRVRGDTLEIFPAHLEDRAWKLSFFGEELEAITEFDPLTGEKTGTFDQIRIYANSHYVTPKPTLNQAIISIKQELKQRLEQLVGDGKLLEAQRLEQRTNFDLEMLEATGHCNGIENYSRYLTGRAPGEPPPTLFEFIPDNAIVFADESHVSVPQIGGMYRGDHRRKFTLAEHGFRLPSCMDNRPLKFEEWDAMRPQSVFVSATPAAWELEQAGGVFTEQVIRPTGLLDPEVEIRPVGMQVDDLLDEIRKVTANGFRTLVTTLTKRMAEDLTEYLHEQGIKVRYMHSDIDTLERIEILRDLRLGAFDVLIGINLLREGLDIPECGLVAILDADKEGFLRSETSLIQTIGRAARNADGRVIMYADRITGSMERALGETNRRREKQIAYNEEHGITPETVKKNVEDVLAGLYEGDVDMNRVTATVGKPMHGANLEAHLNGLRDDMRKAAENLEFEEAARLRDEIKRLEAVDLAISNDPLARQSAVEAASEAAVKSRGRSTAGKAGTRAYRGKSQKKFS, from the coding sequence ATGCCCTATGCCCATTCCGACAAGTCCATGCCGATGATGACCCAGCGGGCGCCGCAGCAGCGGCCCAAGCTGGAGGGCGGCAGGCGCTTTGTCATGAACACCACCTTCGATCCGGCAGGCGACCAGCCCACCGCGATCAAGGAATTGTCCGAGGGCGTGCTGGAGGGCGAACGCAACCAAGTGCTCTTGGGCGCCACCGGCACCGGCAAGACCTTCACCATGGCCAAGGTGATTGAGGAAACCCAGCGCCCGGCGATCATCCTTGCCCCCAACAAGACGCTGGCGGCTCAGCTCTTCGGCGAATTCAAGGGCTTCTTCCCGGAGAACTCGGTCGAATACTTCGTCTCCTTCTACGACTACTACCAGCCGGAGGCCTATGTGCCGCGCTCCGACACCTATATCGAGAAGGAAAGCCAGATTAACGAGCAGATCGACCGGATGCGCCACTCCGCCACCCGCGCCCTGCTCGAACGCGACGACGTGATCATCATCGCATCTGTGTCCTGCATCTACGGCATTGGCTCGGTCGAAACCTACTCCGCCATGACACAGGACCTGAAGGCGGGCGAGATGTACGACCAGCGCCAGATCATGGCCGATCTGGTCGCCCAGCAGTACAAGCGCAACGACCAGGCGTTCCAGCGCGGCTCCTTCCGGGTCCGCGGCGACACGCTGGAAATTTTCCCCGCCCACCTGGAGGACCGCGCCTGGAAGCTCTCCTTCTTTGGCGAGGAGCTGGAGGCGATCACCGAATTCGATCCGCTGACCGGCGAGAAAACCGGCACCTTCGACCAGATCCGCATCTACGCGAACTCCCACTACGTGACGCCGAAGCCGACCCTGAACCAAGCCATCATCTCCATCAAGCAGGAGCTGAAACAGCGCCTCGAACAGCTGGTCGGCGACGGCAAACTGCTGGAGGCGCAGCGGCTGGAGCAGCGCACCAACTTCGACCTTGAAATGCTGGAGGCGACCGGCCACTGCAACGGCATCGAAAACTACTCCCGCTACCTGACGGGCCGCGCGCCGGGCGAGCCGCCCCCCACCCTGTTTGAATTCATCCCCGACAACGCCATCGTGTTCGCGGACGAATCCCACGTCTCCGTCCCGCAGATCGGCGGCATGTACCGCGGCGACCACCGGCGCAAGTTCACCCTGGCCGAACACGGCTTCCGCCTGCCGTCGTGCATGGACAACCGCCCGCTGAAGTTCGAGGAATGGGACGCCATGCGCCCGCAATCCGTCTTTGTCTCCGCCACCCCGGCCGCGTGGGAGCTGGAACAGGCGGGCGGCGTCTTCACCGAACAGGTGATCCGCCCCACCGGCCTCTTGGACCCGGAGGTCGAAATCCGCCCCGTCGGCATGCAGGTCGATGACCTCCTTGACGAAATCCGCAAGGTCACCGCCAACGGCTTCCGCACCCTGGTCACCACCCTCACCAAACGCATGGCCGAGGACCTGACCGAATACCTGCACGAACAGGGCATCAAGGTCCGCTACATGCACTCCGACATCGACACGCTGGAGCGGATCGAGATCCTGCGCGACCTGCGCCTCGGCGCCTTTGACGTGCTGATTGGCATTAACCTCCTGCGCGAGGGGCTGGATATTCCCGAATGCGGCCTGGTTGCCATTCTGGACGCCGACAAGGAGGGTTTTCTGCGCTCCGAGACCTCGCTGATCCAGACCATCGGCCGCGCCGCCCGCAACGCCGACGGCCGCGTCATCATGTACGCCGACAGGATCACCGGCTCGATGGAGCGCGCCCTGGGCGAAACCAACCGCCGCCGCGAAAAGCAGATCGCCTATAACGAGGAACACGGCATCACGCCTGAGACGGTCAAGAAAAACGTCGAGGACGTTCTGGCCGGCCTCTACGAGGGCGACGTGGACATGAACCGCGTGACTGCCACGGTCGGCAAGCCGATGCACGGCGCCAACCTGGAGGCGCATCTGAACGGCCTGCGCGACGACATGCGCAAGGCGGCAGAGAACCTGGAGTTCGAGGAAGCCGCCCGCCTGCGCGACGAAATCAAGCGGCTGGAGGCGGTGGACCTCGCCATTTCCAACGACCCGCTGGCGCGGCAATCGGCGGTGGAGGCGGCCTCCGAGGCCGCCGTCAAATCGCGGGGGCGGTCAACGGCGGGCAAGGCCGGGACACGGGCGTACCGGGGGAAATCGCAGAAGAAATTTTCGTAG
- a CDS encoding ETC complex I subunit produces MQARIYRPARNAMTSGMAKTRRWVLEFAPASAREVDPLMGWTSSSDTQSQVRLRFDSKEAALEYAKDHGIEALVVEPKERKPNIRPGGYGDNFATNRRGPWTH; encoded by the coding sequence ATGCAAGCGCGGATTTACCGGCCGGCACGCAATGCCATGACCTCGGGCATGGCGAAGACGCGGAGATGGGTTCTGGAATTCGCGCCTGCCAGCGCCCGCGAGGTGGATCCGCTGATGGGCTGGACCTCCTCCAGCGACACCCAGAGCCAGGTGCGCTTGCGCTTTGACAGCAAGGAAGCGGCGCTGGAGTATGCCAAGGACCATGGTATCGAGGCGCTGGTGGTTGAGCCCAAGGAGCGCAAACCCAACATCCGCCCGGGCGGCTATGGCGACAATTTCGCCACCAACCGCCGCGGCCCCTGGACCCACTGA